ATTGTGTATGCAATTATTAGGTTTTTTAGAGTCTATAATGCTAATAAAGAATAGTTATGTCTAGATTTAATATTTGTTTGGTTTTAGTTTCATTTGTTTTGATTTTTTTTAATTGTAAAAAGAATGAAAATACCGTTTCCAATGATGAAACAGTTTTAAAAGGGAAGGCTACTATTTTTGTTGATGAAACTATTACTCCTATTGTTGAAGATGAAGTAATGGTATTTGAAAGTAATTATGATGCAAAGTTCACTTTAATTTCTAAATCAGAATCTGAGGTTTTAAATTCTTTGTTTAATAAAAAAGTTGGAATTGTTGTAATTGCTAGAAATTTAACTAAAAAAGAGTTAAATATTTTCGAACAAAGAAAAATAGTTCCTAAAATAACTAAATTTGCTATTGATGGCATAGCTTTTGTTTCTAATAAATCCAGTAATGATACTTTAATTGCTTTGAAGGATGTAATTGGTTTTATGAAAGGAGACAGAAATTCTAAAATTAAGGGTTTAGTGTTTGATAATCCAAATTCAAGTACGGTAAATTATATGAATAATTTAGCGGGTTTGAGTAGTTTGCCAGATAAAGATGTTTATACTTTTAAAACAAATAATGAAGTTTTAAAATTTGTTTCTGAAAATAATGGGATGGTAGGTGTTGTTGGAGTAAATTGGTTGTCTCAACCTAATGCTTCAATGGAAGTGATTATTAAGAATATAAATGTTTTAAGTGTTAAAGGTTTAAAAAAAGAAGGTTTTTATGCACCTTCTCAAAGTAATTTTGCCGAAGGTACTTATCCTTTATTGAGAGATTTGTATATAGTTAATTGCCAGGGTTATTCTGGTTTGGGTATGGGAATTGCTTCTTTTGCCGCTGGTGATATAGGGCAAAGAATTGTTTTGAAATCAGGTTTATTACCACATCAAATGCCTACAAGAAAATTAAATATTGTACGAGGTACATCAAACAACGAAAAAGAAATAAAATAATTTAATTTAATGAAGATGAATAAAGTTAAAGTTTTAAGTATTGCTCTATTGGCTGTAGTGGCAACTAGCCATGCGCAAGATCTTAATCAAGCAAAGAAAGCAATCGATGCTGAGCAATTTGAAAGTGCAAAAACAATTTTAAAATCTATAATTGCAGCAAAACCTACTAATGGTACTGCTGATTTTTATTTAGGTAATGTTTATCTATTGCAAAATAATGCTGATTCAGCTAAAATATATTATCAAAAAGGTCTTGCTGGTTCTGAAGGAGCTAGGTTGAATAATATTGGTCTTGGTTTAATAGATCTTGATAATGGAAATGCAGCGGCAGCTGAAGAAAAGTTTGCGTTAGTTACAAAAGATTTAAAGAAAAAAGATATTGAAGAGTATATTTTTATAGGTCGCGCTTATACGTTTTCATTAAAACCAGATTATAAAAAAGCGCTAGAGTATTTAAACAAAGCAAAATTAATAAATCCTCAAGATGCACAATTAAATTTAGCATTAGGAAATGCTTATTTTGGTGATAAAAATCAAAACGAAGCATATTCGGCTTATAGAAATGCTTATTCAGCTGATAATACATTGATTAGAGCGAAAATGCAGTTAGGTGTTTTGTTGAAAGGAGCTAAAGCATATACTGAAGCAATTAAAGCTTTTGATGAAGTTATCGCTATTAATCCAAATTATGGACCTGTTTATCGTGAATTAGCAGAGACTTATTATTTATGGGGAAGAAATGAACCATCTAAATATAGAGTATATGTAGATAAAGCCTTGGTTAATTATGAGAAATATTTGACCTTAACAGATTATTCTATTAGTTCAAGAATGCGTCATGCTGACTTTTTGGTTTTAGCTGGTGAATATAAAGCTTTAGAGGTTGAGGCTAATAAAATGGTAGAATTAGATAAGGTGAATCCAAGAATTTTGCGTTATTTAGGAATTTCAGCTTATCAAAATGGTAACTATGATGTGGCTATAAAATCTTTAGAAAATTTTATTTCGGATTCAACTAATAAAATAATTGCTTTAGATTATCAAATTTTAGGTTTTGCGAAAATTAAGAAAGCTACTGGTGAAGATGGAAAAAATCTTGATACTGCATTATTTGATAACGGTATTCTTGATGTGAAAAAATCATCTGAGATGGATGCTAATGGTTTGGCTTTGAATATTAGCGATATCGGAAAGAAATTATACGAGTTGAAGTTGTTTAAACAAGCTGCTGCAATTTATGAAATTGCAGTTGCTAATAAAGAATCTAAAAACTATATTTTGGATAATTTCTATTTAGGAAACAGTTTGTATTTTGATAATACAAAAAAAGATGTTAAGGCAGATCCTATTGCTTTGCAAAGAGCTGACTTAGCTTATGCTGCTGTAATTGAAGCTTCTCCTAAAACTCAAGATGCTTATTTGTACAGAGCAAGAACAAATAGTTTGTTGGAAAATGATGAGATGACAATTAAATATTACAATGATTACGTTAACATAGTAACAGAAAAAGGTGCTGAAGAGTTAGCTAAACCTGCTGTAGTTAAGAAAATAATTGAAAGTTACAATACTGCAGCTGCAAGTTATGCAAATACAGATAAAACTAAAGCTATTGAATATTTCAATAAAACATTAGCTCTTGATCCTGTTAATCAATATGCATTAGATTCATTGAAATCTTTGAAATAATTTAAAGGAAATATTTTTTTTAAAAACGGCAATTAGAAATAGTTGCCGTTTTTTTTATATATAATAGTTTTGTTGTTTTCTTCATGATAGTAATTTATCAACTCTTTAAATTTCCATTAATTGCGTATCTTTGCACCCTAAATTTATACAATGTTATCTAAAGAAGTTCAATTAGAAGTTAATAAAGGAACTATGCTTCCTCTTATGGAAGAATTTTATACTATTCAAGGAGAGGGCTTTCATACGGGTACTGCTGCTTATTTTATTAGAATAGGAGGTTGCGATGTTGGTTGTCATTGGTGTGATGTTAAAGAGAGTTGGAATGCTGAATTACACCCACCTACAAAAATTGATTTGATAGTTGATAATGCAACTAAGTATGCTGATACTATTGTTATTACTGGTGGAGAGCCTTTAATGTGGGATATGGATCCTTTGACACAAAAATTAAAGGATAACAATGTAAGAGTTCATATTGAAACCTCAGGTGCTTATCCTCTTAGTGGTACTTGGGATTGGATCTGTCTTTCTCCTAAAAAAAATAAATTGCCGACTAAAACCGTGTATGATAATGCAGATGAACTTAAGGTGATAATTTATAATAAGCATGATTTTATTTTTGCTGAAGAACAAGCTGAAAAAGTGAATCCGAATGCAATTCTTTTTCTTCAACCAGAATGGAGTAAAAAAGAGGAAATGACACCGCTGATTGTTGACTATGTCATGAATAACCCAAAATGGAGAGTTTCGCTACAAACTCATAAGTATTTAAATATCCCTTAAATTCTTAAATTGGCTTTCTTTTTTTGAAAATCATAGATTGTTTATCGTCTTATTTTTTAAACTTTTATCCCTATAGATAGAGCACAAATAATCTTTGTTTTTGATTATTTGTGTATAGTTATATCTTTTCTTGTTAATTTTAAAATTATTGACTTTTCGTGTTACTTTTTTAACTTATTTACTTGTAAATGGTTAATTATTTCACGTGTTAATATGATAATTTTATTTATATATTTTTATATATTTGGTTTTATTAAGCATAAATTTTTATATATTTACTAAAACCTACTATGATTCTTTTGAAGAATCATTACTAAAATAAAATAGCCCATGAAAAGAATTTTACTTTCTATAATTACTTTGTTTGTTGTGAGTTTTGCTTCGGCACAAGTAACGGCCACTATGGTGGATGATGCTCCTTATAATTATGAAGAAGTCGAAGTTAGGCCTGAATTTCCTGGAGGAAATAATGCTTTAATGACATTTATTAGTTCTAATTTTAAAATGCCTGATTACGATGGAGGAGGAGGTACTTTAAAAGTTGCTTTTATTATTGAAGTTGATGGGAGTGTTACCAATGTAAAAGTTGTAAAAGATCTTGGTCAAGGAACCGGAGCAGAAGCCAAAAGAGTTATCAGTTTGTTGCCTCACTGGACTTCAGGAGAGCACAGAGGTCAAAAAGTTAGAGTACTTTATGAAATACCGATAAAAATTGCAGGTTAATCTTCTGTAGCTATGATGAAAATGTAATAGACTTTATAAAAAGCCAAATGTTAAACAACATTTGGCTTTTTCATTTTGTATTGGTTTTGTTTTAAATACTAAGTCTGGCTAAATAATCATAATGTTCCCCTTCGAGTAGTAGTTCACACTGGAGTCCATTGGCAAAAGCTGCATTTTGCAATGTATTATAGTCTAGATAAAGCCAAGGAAAAGCAGTTTCAGTTTCTTTTTTATAGGATATAGTAAAAGTCAATTCCCCATAATAGCCATTGCTTGGTATCCATTTTCCACCATCTTCATCATCATCAAACATATATATAATATCAGAAGAGTCAATAAGAATCTGGCCGCCAGGATTGAGTAGGTTTTTTAATTTTTGCAAAAATTTAGGCGTATCATTTAGAGTGCCAAAAATCCCTGTGCCATTCATTAGTGCAATGATAGTATCGTATTTTTCATTTTCCAAAGTCAGTATGTCTTGCACTTTTGCATCCTTCAATCCACGAAGTTTACAAGCTTCAATTGCATTTTCCGAAATATCAATAGATGTAACATCAAGATTTCTATCGTTTTGTAAAGTCAGACTATGACTCCCGGCTCCACATCCCACATCGAGAACCCTACCTTTAGCTAGCTGTAATGCCTTTTGTTCTATTTTGGGCATCTCATTATAGTCACGAAATAGATAAGCAACACTCATTTCATCTTCTTCCGAAATAGAAGTTTCGGTTGTTAAGTTTTCGGGTTTGTTATTCGTTTGGTAATCTAGTATAGCTTTTCCAAAAAGATCTTTCATAAATTTAGTTTGAAGTTTAAATTTCCGAGTTTAAAGTTTAGTACTTTTGCGCATTCAACATTATATGTCAAAATTGAAACCAGCTTTAAACGAATTAGGGAAACTTGCCAAAGATAAGCATATCGAAAACAAAAAGTATTTCGATAAGCTAAAAAAGAAAACGCCTAAGAATTTAGATTATATAATGCTGGATATCCATGAATCCGAGTTTAAAAAAACAGATTGTTTAAAGTGTGCCAACTGTTGTAAAACTACAGGACCATTATTTACTTTGGCAGATATTGAACGCATTTCAAAGTCTTTAAGGCAAAAACCACAGCAGTTTATCGATCAGTATTTGCGTATAGATGAAGATCAGGATTATGTATTGAAAAGCGTGCCATGTACTTTTCTAGATACAGACAATACTTGTTTTATTTATGACGTTCGTCCAAAAGCATGTCGTGAATTTCCTCATACCGACCGAAAAAAGTTTCAGCAAATTACCGATTTAACTTTGCAAAATGTAGCAATATGTCCTGCAGCTTA
The Flavobacterium sp. 5 DNA segment above includes these coding regions:
- a CDS encoding PstS family phosphate ABC transporter substrate-binding protein — its product is MSRFNICLVLVSFVLIFFNCKKNENTVSNDETVLKGKATIFVDETITPIVEDEVMVFESNYDAKFTLISKSESEVLNSLFNKKVGIVVIARNLTKKELNIFEQRKIVPKITKFAIDGIAFVSNKSSNDTLIALKDVIGFMKGDRNSKIKGLVFDNPNSSTVNYMNNLAGLSSLPDKDVYTFKTNNEVLKFVSENNGMVGVVGVNWLSQPNASMEVIIKNINVLSVKGLKKEGFYAPSQSNFAEGTYPLLRDLYIVNCQGYSGLGMGIASFAAGDIGQRIVLKSGLLPHQMPTRKLNIVRGTSNNEKEIK
- a CDS encoding lipopolysaccharide assembly protein LapB; the encoded protein is MNKVKVLSIALLAVVATSHAQDLNQAKKAIDAEQFESAKTILKSIIAAKPTNGTADFYLGNVYLLQNNADSAKIYYQKGLAGSEGARLNNIGLGLIDLDNGNAAAAEEKFALVTKDLKKKDIEEYIFIGRAYTFSLKPDYKKALEYLNKAKLINPQDAQLNLALGNAYFGDKNQNEAYSAYRNAYSADNTLIRAKMQLGVLLKGAKAYTEAIKAFDEVIAINPNYGPVYRELAETYYLWGRNEPSKYRVYVDKALVNYEKYLTLTDYSISSRMRHADFLVLAGEYKALEVEANKMVELDKVNPRILRYLGISAYQNGNYDVAIKSLENFISDSTNKIIALDYQILGFAKIKKATGEDGKNLDTALFDNGILDVKKSSEMDANGLALNISDIGKKLYELKLFKQAAAIYEIAVANKESKNYILDNFYLGNSLYFDNTKKDVKADPIALQRADLAYAAVIEASPKTQDAYLYRARTNSLLENDEMTIKYYNDYVNIVTEKGAEELAKPAVVKKIIESYNTAAASYANTDKTKAIEYFNKTLALDPVNQYALDSLKSLK
- a CDS encoding 7-carboxy-7-deazaguanine synthase QueE; the encoded protein is MLSKEVQLEVNKGTMLPLMEEFYTIQGEGFHTGTAAYFIRIGGCDVGCHWCDVKESWNAELHPPTKIDLIVDNATKYADTIVITGGEPLMWDMDPLTQKLKDNNVRVHIETSGAYPLSGTWDWICLSPKKNKLPTKTVYDNADELKVIIYNKHDFIFAEEQAEKVNPNAILFLQPEWSKKEEMTPLIVDYVMNNPKWRVSLQTHKYLNIP
- a CDS encoding energy transducer TonB encodes the protein MKRILLSIITLFVVSFASAQVTATMVDDAPYNYEEVEVRPEFPGGNNALMTFISSNFKMPDYDGGGGTLKVAFIIEVDGSVTNVKVVKDLGQGTGAEAKRVISLLPHWTSGEHRGQKVRVLYEIPIKIAG
- a CDS encoding bifunctional 2-polyprenyl-6-hydroxyphenol methylase/3-demethylubiquinol 3-O-methyltransferase UbiG gives rise to the protein MKDLFGKAILDYQTNNKPENLTTETSISEEDEMSVAYLFRDYNEMPKIEQKALQLAKGRVLDVGCGAGSHSLTLQNDRNLDVTSIDISENAIEACKLRGLKDAKVQDILTLENEKYDTIIALMNGTGIFGTLNDTPKFLQKLKNLLNPGGQILIDSSDIIYMFDDDEDGGKWIPSNGYYGELTFTISYKKETETAFPWLYLDYNTLQNAAFANGLQCELLLEGEHYDYLARLSI
- a CDS encoding YkgJ family cysteine cluster protein, translated to MKPALNELGKLAKDKHIENKKYFDKLKKKTPKNLDYIMLDIHESEFKKTDCLKCANCCKTTGPLFTLADIERISKSLRQKPQQFIDQYLRIDEDQDYVLKSVPCTFLDTDNTCFIYDVRPKACREFPHTDRKKFQQITDLTLQNVAICPAAYNIVEEMKKKLPL